A genome region from Marinobacter panjinensis includes the following:
- a CDS encoding sensor domain-containing diguanylate cyclase: MKLTHFIQTEMEQLLGSWEEAAPKAEPKLKGKGRCTLKDQAREVLERVTQDLDTFPLKDEPERNPLGNGKSPALGFDSGHGARRFQQSFFILQMIRELRARVTRAWGCEQRGLTEKDIDELVRFNEAIDGLIGHLVPSFSPHRGQDTRLIETMLKANIDPAALFDTNGKHLFIETGIADLVNAPQRDVIGETPLELFLDLATELLDAITTTVATGETQHREFHHGVPFNFNCQFVPVFNDRNEVEAVVKTSRKITERKQTEFQVWRNANFDSLTGLPNRRLFLDRLKQTFLEAQRESSSFALLVIDFDRFNQTKNQLGQETGDRLLEQVAERISAKVRAMDTLARLEGEEFTLILTKTDSGGAKKAAKRLLTSLEQAFEVDSQRVHLSASMGLTLFPDDGKNNDQMMHNAHRAKDTAKAHGGHQVRFYEPWMS; the protein is encoded by the coding sequence ATGAAGCTGACCCACTTTATCCAGACGGAAATGGAGCAGCTGCTCGGAAGCTGGGAAGAAGCCGCGCCCAAAGCCGAACCGAAATTGAAAGGCAAAGGTCGCTGCACCCTCAAGGATCAAGCCCGTGAGGTGCTGGAGCGAGTAACACAAGACCTCGACACTTTCCCGCTCAAAGACGAGCCAGAACGAAACCCCCTGGGCAACGGCAAATCTCCAGCTTTAGGCTTCGATAGTGGTCATGGAGCACGCCGTTTTCAACAAAGTTTTTTTATACTTCAGATGATACGGGAACTTCGGGCCCGGGTTACCAGGGCCTGGGGTTGTGAACAGAGGGGGCTCACCGAAAAAGACATTGATGAATTGGTACGGTTCAACGAGGCCATCGACGGGCTGATTGGCCACCTGGTGCCCAGTTTCTCACCCCATAGAGGACAAGATACGCGGCTGATAGAAACCATGTTAAAAGCCAATATTGACCCCGCCGCCCTATTTGACACCAATGGCAAGCACCTGTTTATTGAAACGGGGATAGCGGATCTCGTGAATGCGCCACAACGGGATGTTATTGGTGAAACCCCACTTGAGCTGTTTCTGGACTTGGCCACCGAGTTGCTTGATGCCATTACTACAACCGTTGCCACCGGCGAGACTCAGCACAGGGAGTTTCATCATGGTGTGCCCTTCAATTTTAACTGCCAATTTGTCCCCGTTTTTAACGACCGCAACGAAGTGGAAGCGGTCGTCAAGACGTCACGGAAGATCACTGAGCGCAAACAGACGGAATTTCAGGTCTGGCGAAACGCCAATTTTGATTCGCTCACCGGCCTTCCCAATCGGCGACTCTTCCTCGACCGGCTTAAGCAGACCTTTCTTGAGGCTCAACGAGAGAGCAGCTCCTTTGCCTTGCTAGTGATTGATTTTGACCGCTTCAACCAAACCAAAAACCAGCTCGGACAGGAGACCGGCGACCGGCTCCTGGAGCAAGTGGCCGAACGTATCAGTGCCAAAGTCAGGGCCATGGACACCTTAGCCCGACTGGAGGGAGAAGAGTTCACCCTGATCTTGACGAAAACCGACAGTGGTGGGGCGAAGAAAGCTGCCAAGCGACTTCTGACCAGCTTGGAACAGGCGTTTGAAGTTGATTCTCAACGGGTACACCTTTCTGCCAGTATGGGCCTAACGCTTTTTCCCGATGACGGCAAGAATAACGACCAGATGATGCACAATGCCCATAGGGCTAAAGACACTGCTAAAGCGCATGGAGGCCACCAGGTTCGATTCTACGAGCCCTGGATGTCGTAG
- a CDS encoding enoyl-CoA hydratase-related protein — translation MTNIPNLTDALLTLEKRVATLTLNRHDLRNALTGSSLIEDIVTTADWVNQCDEVSVLVITGAGSAFSAGGNIRDMANRSGDFAGDVAECADRYRKGIQRIPLALQDVEVPIIAAVNGPAIGAGFDLANMADIRIASENARFGETFLNLGIIPGDGGAWFMQRLIGYQRAFELTLTGRIIDAKEAKELGIVLEVVPADELLNAANAMADRIASQPPKATRLTKRLMTMAPRMELKDFLDVCANFQGMCHNEPEHLEAVNRMLEAMAKK, via the coding sequence ATGACCAACATACCAAATCTTACCGATGCACTGCTTACCCTGGAAAAGCGGGTAGCCACCCTGACCCTGAACCGTCACGACCTGCGCAACGCACTGACAGGCTCCAGCCTTATCGAGGACATCGTGACCACTGCCGACTGGGTGAACCAGTGCGACGAGGTATCGGTACTGGTGATCACTGGTGCCGGCTCCGCCTTCAGCGCCGGCGGTAACATTCGTGACATGGCCAATCGCAGCGGAGATTTCGCAGGTGATGTGGCCGAATGCGCAGACCGCTATCGCAAGGGTATCCAGCGAATTCCCCTGGCCCTTCAGGACGTGGAAGTGCCGATCATCGCCGCCGTAAACGGCCCCGCCATCGGCGCAGGATTTGATCTGGCGAACATGGCCGATATCCGCATCGCCTCGGAAAACGCCAGATTCGGCGAAACCTTCCTTAACCTCGGCATCATTCCCGGAGACGGGGGCGCCTGGTTCATGCAACGCCTGATCGGCTACCAGCGTGCCTTTGAGCTGACACTCACCGGCCGCATCATTGACGCAAAGGAAGCCAAAGAGCTGGGCATTGTCCTGGAAGTGGTGCCGGCTGACGAGCTGCTCAACGCAGCAAATGCTATGGCGGACCGCATCGCCAGCCAGCCCCCGAAGGCCACACGATTAACCAAACGGCTGATGACAATGGCACCGCGTATGGAGCTGAAAGATTTTCTGGATGTGTGCGCGAATTTTCAGGGCATGTGCCACAACGAGCCGGAGCATCTGGAGGCGGTTAACCGGATGTTGGAGGCTATGGCGAAGAAGTGA
- a CDS encoding Crp/Fnr family transcriptional regulator, giving the protein MEGKLERPECRREAITMTEGCKEDRNAIIEALPEEEGRRFTALCHRTELRQGDVLWEPNQDLQAAYFPTSGVISLAMTLDNRSPLELGLVGRDGMLGSTVSLGILTAPMRAEVQVAGTALMMATAQLQQELRSNSHLLESVHHYEFRLMMQTLQTAACMHFHEIEPRLARWLLMTRDLSLTDTVHLTHSQLAHALGVRRSGITHAVGSLHRRGLISHSRGEIRILDHAGLERAACRCHATLTNRYRVVFGTDIEQRTSAPWHPGTPIVSPQTPGE; this is encoded by the coding sequence ATGGAAGGGAAACTTGAACGGCCGGAATGCCGCAGGGAGGCCATTACGATGACCGAGGGATGTAAAGAGGACAGAAACGCCATAATCGAGGCGCTACCGGAAGAGGAAGGCCGACGGTTTACAGCCCTGTGTCACAGAACCGAGCTCAGACAGGGAGACGTTCTGTGGGAGCCGAATCAGGACTTGCAAGCGGCCTATTTTCCGACGTCCGGGGTCATTTCACTGGCTATGACACTTGATAACCGCTCGCCGCTCGAGTTGGGCCTGGTCGGTCGCGACGGCATGCTCGGATCTACAGTGTCACTGGGCATCCTGACGGCGCCTATGCGCGCGGAGGTGCAGGTGGCCGGCACTGCCCTGATGATGGCGACGGCGCAATTGCAACAGGAACTGCGTTCGAACTCGCATCTGCTGGAGTCAGTGCATCACTACGAGTTCCGGCTGATGATGCAAACCCTCCAGACCGCTGCCTGCATGCATTTCCACGAGATCGAGCCCCGCCTGGCCCGGTGGCTGCTGATGACCCGGGACCTGAGCCTCACCGATACGGTCCATCTGACCCACTCCCAGCTTGCCCATGCGTTGGGAGTGCGCCGAAGCGGCATAACCCACGCGGTCGGCTCCCTGCATCGGCGAGGCCTGATCAGTCACTCCCGTGGTGAGATCCGCATTCTTGATCATGCCGGTCTTGAGAGAGCAGCCTGCCGCTGCCATGCCACCCTCACCAACAGGTACCGCGTGGTGTTCGGGACGGATATTGAGCAACGGACGTCGGCACCCTGGCACCCTGGCACCCCAATCGTCAGCCCGCAGACACCAGGTGAATAA
- a CDS encoding class I SAM-dependent methyltransferase produces the protein MSFYENRILPHIIDRACSMGQVMKLRSQVVPHAKGRVLEVGMGSAINMEFYNPDHVDMVYGLEPSDGMRRKAKPNLARSPIKVEWLDLPGEKIPLEDHSVDTVLLTFTLCTIPDWHTALQQMWRVLKPGGELLFLEHGESPHDNIRKWQHRITPGWKKLAGGCHLNRHIADLIRHAGFEILELENLYIPKAPKIAGYIYKGRAVKPVDA, from the coding sequence ATGAGCTTTTACGAGAACCGGATACTGCCACACATCATAGACCGCGCCTGCTCCATGGGCCAGGTGATGAAACTGCGCAGTCAGGTAGTTCCACACGCCAAAGGCCGGGTACTGGAGGTGGGCATGGGCTCTGCCATCAACATGGAGTTCTATAACCCCGACCATGTCGACATGGTGTACGGCCTTGAGCCTTCAGACGGGATGCGCCGCAAGGCCAAGCCCAATCTCGCCCGATCTCCCATCAAAGTGGAGTGGCTGGACCTGCCCGGAGAAAAAATCCCCCTGGAAGATCATTCCGTGGATACCGTCCTGCTCACTTTCACCCTGTGCACCATTCCGGACTGGCACACCGCTTTGCAGCAGATGTGGCGAGTGCTGAAACCCGGTGGTGAACTCCTGTTCCTGGAGCACGGAGAATCTCCCCATGACAACATCCGCAAATGGCAGCACCGGATTACTCCGGGTTGGAAGAAGCTTGCCGGTGGCTGCCACCTGAACCGGCACATCGCCGACCTGATCCGGCACGCCGGTTTCGAGATCCTGGAGCTGGAAAACCTTTACATTCCCAAAGCGCCGAAAATCGCCGGTTACATTTATAAGGGCAGGGCGGTGAAACCTGTGGATGCCTGA